The proteins below come from a single Mustela nigripes isolate SB6536 chromosome 14, MUSNIG.SB6536, whole genome shotgun sequence genomic window:
- the CNN3 gene encoding calponin-3: protein MTHFNKGPSYGLSAEVKNKIASKYDHQAEEDLRSWIEEVTGMSIGTNFQLGLKDGIILCELINKLQPGSVKKVNESSLNWPQLENIGNFIKAIQAYGMKPHDIFEANDLFENGNMTQVQTTLVALAGLAKTKGFHTTIDIGVKYAEKQTRRFDEGKLKAGQSVIGLQMGTNKCASQAGMTAYGTRRHLYDPKMQTDKPFDQTTISLQMGTNKGASQAGMLAPGTRRDIYDQKLTLQPVDNSTISLQMGTNKVASQKGMSVYGLGRQVYDPKYCAAPTEPVIHNGSQGTGTNGSEISDSDYQAEYPDEYHGEYQDDYPREYQYGDQGIDY from the exons ATCGCTTCCAAATACGACCACCAGGCGGAAGAAGATCTTCGAAGCTGGATAGAAGAGGTGACCGGCATGAGCATTGGCACCAACTTTCAGCTGGGCTTGAAAGACGGCATCATCCTCTGCGA GCTCATAAACAAGCTACAGCCAGGCTCAGTGAAGAAGGTTAATGAGTCTTCCTTAAACTGGCCCCAG TTGGAGAATATTGGCAACTTTATTAAAGCTATTCAGGCTTATGGCATGAAGCCGCATGACATATTTGAAGCAAATGATCTTTTTGAGAATGGAAACATGACCCAAGTTCAGACTACGCTGGTGGCCCTGGCAGGTCTG GCTAAAACAAAAGGATTCCATACAACCATTGACATTGGAGTCAAGTATGCCGAAAAACAAACAAGACGTTTTgatgaaggaaaattaaaagctGGCCAAAGTGTAATTGGTTTGCAG atgGGAACCAACAAATGCGCCAGCCAGGCGGGTATGACAGCCTATGGGACCAGGCGGCATCTTTATGATCCCAAAATGCAAACCGATAAACCTTTTGACCAGACCACAATTAGTCTGCAGATGGGCACCAACAAAGGAGCCAGCCAG GCGGGGATGTTAGCACCAGGCACCAGAAGAGACATCTATGATCAGAAGCTAACATTACAACCGGTGGACAACTCGACAATTTCTCTACAGATGGGAACCAACAAAGTTGCTTCCCAGAAAGGAATGAGCGTGTATGGGCTTGGGCGGCAAGTATATGATCCCAAATACTGTGCCGCTCCCACAGAACCGGTCATTCACAACGGAAGCCAAGGAACAGGAACCAATGGGTCTGAAATTAGCGATAGTGATTATCAGGCAGAATACCCAGATGAATATCACGGAGAGTACCAAGATGACTACCCCAGAGAATACCAATACGGCGACCAAGGCATTGATTATTAG